A genomic segment from Cricetulus griseus strain 17A/GY chromosome 8, alternate assembly CriGri-PICRH-1.0, whole genome shotgun sequence encodes:
- the Tspan9 gene encoding tetraspanin-9 isoform X2, whose translation MARGCLCCLKYMMFLFNLIFWLCGCGLLGVGIWLSVSQGNFATFSPSFPSLSAANLVIAIGTIVMVTGFLGCLGAIKENKCLLLSFFIVLLVILLAELILLILFFVYMDKVNENAKKDLTEGLLLYNTENNVGLKNAWNIIQAEMRCCGVTDYTDWYPVLGENIVPDRCCMENSQGCGRNTTTPLWRTGCYEKVKLWFDDNKHVLGTVGMCILVMQILGMAFSMTLFQHIHRTGKKYDA comes from the exons CTATGTGGCTGTGGACTGCTTGGAGTGGGCATCTGGCTCTCCGTGTCCCAAGGCAACTTTGCCACCTTCTCCCCCAGTTTCCCCTCGCTGTCTGCAGCCAACCTTGTCATCGCCATAGGCACCATTGTCATGGTGACAGGCTTCCTGGGCTGCCTTGGGGCCATCAAGGAAAACAAGTGTTTGCTCCTCAGC TTCTTCATCGTGCTGTTGGTCATCCTCCTGGCAGAGCTGATCCTGCTCATCCTCTTCTTTGTCTACATGGACAAG GTGAACGAGAATGCCAAGAAGGACCTGACAGAAGGGCTGCTGCTCTACAACACCGAGAACAACGTGGGGCTCAAGAACGCCTGGAATATCATCCAGGCTGAG ATGCGGTGCTGTGGAGTCACTGACTACACAGACTGGTACCCAGTGCTGGGAGAGAACATAGTGCCTGACCGCTGCTGCATGGAGAACTCTCAGGGATGTGGGCGCAACACCACCACCCCCTTGTGGAGAACG GGCTGCTATGAGAAGGTCAAACTGTGGTTTGATGACAACAAGCACGTGCTGGGCACAGTGGGAATGTGCATCCTGGTCATGCAG ATCCTGGGAATGGCCTTTTCCATGACTCTGTTCCAGCACATCCACCGGACGGGTAAAAAGTATGATGCCTGA